Proteins found in one Homalodisca vitripennis isolate AUS2020 chromosome 4, UT_GWSS_2.1, whole genome shotgun sequence genomic segment:
- the LOC124359321 gene encoding protein takeout-like has protein sequence MRTPALAAAAVLLLGSVILVSPAKLPSYIKPCKRSDPNLNACVFKHGMEALPFIIRGDPKYGIPKLDPLVIEKVVVGDSKVSSSGLGLTFTCNKCRLLGLRDIQPLGVSIDLEKRHLELEGKLPKLQVSGKYTARGKVLILPIEGAGNSDLTITDLHLVYKAEFDLRKGKDGRDHARIKDPSLDFKAGGFNIKLTNLFKGDENLGNQMNLFLNNNWRDVMAEFGPAISEAVTRIATLIVNNVSEKVPFDEYLLNQ, from the exons ATGAGGACACCTGCCTTAGCCGCCGCAGCGGTCCTGCTCCTGGGCTCTGTCATCCTTGTCTCCCCCGCTAAGCTTC CCTCCTATATCAAGCCTTGCAAGCGAAGCGACCCTAATCTGAATGCGTGTGTCTTCAAACATGGCATGGAGGCGTTACCCTTTATTATAAGAG GCGACCCGAAGTACGGCATCCCCAAGCTCGACCCCTTGGTCATCGAGAAGGTCGTGGTGGGAGACAGTAAAGTGAGCTCTAGCGGCCTGGGCCTAACCTTTACTTGCAACAAGTGTCGACTTCTGGGACTCAGGGACATCCAGCCTTTAGGGGTCAG TATCGACTTAGAGAAGAGGCACCTGGAGCTAGAGGGCAAGCTGCCCAAACTCCAGGTATCGGGCAAGTACACGGCCAGAGGCAAGGTGCTTATTCTGCCCATCGAAGGCGCGGGCAATTCCGATCTGACTATTA CTGACCTGCATCTGGTGTACAAGGCAGAGTTCGACCTGCGCAAGGGCAAGGATGGGCGCGATCACGCCCGTATCAAGGATCCCTCTCTGGACTTCAAAGCGGGCGGCTTCAACATCAAATTGACCAACCTCTTCAAGGGAGATGAGAACTTGG GTAACCAGATGAACTTGTTCCTGAACAATAACTGGCGCGATGTCATGGCAGAGTTCGGACCCGCTATCAGCGAAGCTGTCACTAGAATCGCTACTCTCATTGTCAACAATGTATCCGAGAAAGTGCCTTTTGATGAATATCTTCTTAATCAGTGA